A single region of the Glycine max cultivar Williams 82 chromosome 20, Glycine_max_v4.0, whole genome shotgun sequence genome encodes:
- the LOC100802948 gene encoding ethylene receptor 2 yields the protein MLKAVSFELLLICLLLLRTCVCATTDNGFPRCNCDDESSLWTIETILECQRIGDFLIAVAYFSIPIELLYFVSCSNFPFKWVLFQFIAFIVLCGMTHLLNGWTYGPHTFQLMVALTVFKILTALVSCATTITLLTLIPMLLKVKVRELMLKKKTWDLGREVGIIMKQKEAAMHVRMLTQEIRKSLDRHKILYTTLVELSKTLGLQNCAVWMPNVEKTEMNLTHELNGRNVNCSIPITNPDVVRIKGSDEVNIIDSDSILATASSGVYGGAGPVAAIRMPMLQVCNFKGGTPELRQTCYAILVLTLPSAEPRSWGAQELEIIKVVADQVAVALSHASILEESQLMREKLEEQNRALQMEKMNTMMASQARASFQKVTSNGMRRPMHSILGLLSMMQDDNLKSEQKLIVNSMLRTSTVLSNLINDAMDYSTRDDGRFPLEMKPFGLHAMVKEAACLAKCMCVYRVIGFVVDVDKSLPDNVIGDEKRVFQVILHMVGNAINGNHGGGVLVFRVFAETGSQGRNDQGWTTWRPSSSGGDVNIRFEIGINNGDPELESSVPSGQLAGTDRTSDKVEERLSFSICKRIIQLMQGNIWLVPNAQGFPQVMALFLRFQLWRSIAVSNSEPGENSETSNSNSFFRGLQVLLADNDDVNRAVTQKLLQKLGCVVTSVSSGFECLNVIGPAGSSFQVILLDLHMPELDGFEVATRIPKFRSRNWPVIVALTASTDDLWERCMQIGMNGVIRKPVLLHGIASELRRIILQGNSVM from the exons ATGTTAAAGGCAGTGTCATTTGAACTGTTGTTAATATGCTTGCTACTTCTTCGCACATGTGTGTGTGCAACAACAGATAATGGCTTTCCCAGATGTAACTGTGATGATGAGTCCAGCTTGTGGACTATTGAGACCATTTTGGAGTGCCAGAGAATTGGTGATTTTCTGATTGCTGTGGCCTACTTCTCCATCCCCATTGAGCTACTTTACTTTGTTAGTTGCTCAAACTTCCCTTTCAAATGGGTCCTCTTTCAGTTCATTGCTTTCATTGTACTTTGTGGAATGACACATTTGTTGAATGGGTGGACTTATGGTCCCCACACTTTTCAACTCATGGTGGCACTCACTGTCTTCAAAATCCTCACTGCCTTGGTGTCATGTGCAACTACCATTACCCTCCTCACCTTGATCCCTATGCTGTTGAAAGTGAAGGTTAGAGAATTGATGCTAAAGAAAAAGACTTGGGATCTTGGGAGGGAGGTTGGAATCATAATGAAACAGAAGGAGGCTGCAATGCATGTGAGGATGCTCACTCAGGAGATTCGCAAGTCGTTGGATAGGCATAAGATTCTCTACACCACCTTGGTTGAGCTGTCTAAGACACTTGGTTTGCAGAATTGTGCAGTGTGGATGCCAAATGTTGAGAAAACCGAGATGAACCTTACGCATGAATTGAATGGGAGGAATGTTAACTGTTCTATACCCATTACTAATCCGGATGTTGTGAGAATTAAGGGAAGTGACGAAGTGAACATAATTGATTCTGATTCAATACTTGCCACTGCTAGCAGTGGAGTTTATGGTGGGGCAGGACCAGTTGCTGCCATCCGCATGCCGATGCTTCAGGTTTGCAATTTCAAAGGGGGAACGCCAGAGCTAAGGCAGACGTGTTATGCCATATTGGTTTTGACTCTTCCTAGTGCGGAGCCTAGATCATGGGGCGCTCAAGAGCTGGAGATCATTAAGGTGGTTGCTGATCAGGTGGCTGTGGCTCTGTCTCATGCCTCGATTCTCGAAGAGTCTCAGCTCATGAGGGAAAAGTTGGAGGAGCAAAATCGAGCTTTGCAAATGGAAAAGATGAATACAATGATGGCGAGCCAGGCGAGAGCTTCGTTTCAGAAGGTCACGAGTAATGGAATGAGAAGGCCAATGCACTCAATTTTGGGGTTGCTTTCGATGATGCAAGATGATAATTTGAAGAGTGAACAGAAACTTATTGTGAATTCAATGCTAAGGACCAGCACTGTCTTGTCAAACTTGATAAATGATGCCATGGACTACTCAACTAGGGATGATGGAAGATTCCCTTTGGAGATGAAACCTTTTGGATTGCATGCTATGGTGAAAGAGGCAGCTTGTCTTGCCAAGTGCATGTGTGTTTATAGGGTCATTggctttgtggttgatgttGACAAGTCTTTGCCAGACAATGTTATAGGTGACGAAAAGAGGGTTTTTCAGGTGATTTTGCATATGGTTGGGAATGCAATAAATGGTAACCATGGAGGAGGGGTTCTTGTATTTCGAGTTTTTGCAGAAACTGGAAGTCAAGGAAGGAATGACCAGGGATGGACAACCTGGAGACCAAGCTCTTCTGGCGGGgatgtaaatattagatttgaGATAGGGATCAATAATGGTGATCCTGAATTGGAGAGTTCAGTTCCTTCAGGGCAGCTTGCGGGTACAGATCGCACTAGTGATAAggttgaggaaagattgagctTTAGCATTTGCAAGAGGATAATCCAG TTGATGCAAGGGAACATATGGTTAGTACCAAACGCTCAAGGTTTTCCTCAAGTCATGGCCCTTTTTCTTCGGTTTCAACTGTGGCGGTCTATTGCCGTATCCAACTCTGAACCTGGGGAAAATTCTGAGACATCcaattcaaattctttcttcAGAGGTCTGCAGGTCTTGTTGGCCGACAATGACGATGTAAATAGAGCGGTGACACAGAAGTTGCTTCAGAAACTAGGCTGTGTTGTGACTTCTGTTTCTTCAGGATTTGAATGCCTTAACGTCATTGGACCTGCTGGTTCTTCCTTTCAAGTCATTCTTTTGGATCTTCACATGCCTGAGCTTGATGGGTTCGAAGTTGCAACGAGGATTCCCAAGTTCAGAAGCCGGAATTGGCCTGTGATTGTTGCCTTGACTGCAAGCACAGATGATTTGTGGGAAAGATGCATGCAAATTGGCATGAATGGAGTCATAAGAAAGCCAGTTTTGTTGCATGGAATCGCTAGTGAACTCAGAAGAATAATATTGCAGGGAAATAGTGTCATGTGA